The following coding sequences lie in one Rhizobium binae genomic window:
- a CDS encoding glycosyltransferase, translating into MRGGEKVLEALCDIFPTADIYTHVCDLSAISNSIKKHKIQTTFIGALPYAKRMYKRYLPLMPMALEQIDLGAYDLVISSESGPAKGIIPTSPALHLCYCHSPMRYIWNMYNRYYDSSGLMTRLMMPPMAHYLRTWDVATASRVDDFIANSSTVAQRIKSYYRRDAAVIHPPVDTAAFGPVAPAEVGDYYLMVGELVSYKRPDLAVEAFNQMKAKLVVIGGGEMLDHLRRLAGPTVTILGAQPFDVLRHHYARCKGLVFPGEEDFGIVPVEAMASGRPVIAFGRGGATETVVNNKTGVFFETQTTEALIDAVERMERLDFNPADAVSRAADFRRDVFVDRFRSYVAQATGTALAESA; encoded by the coding sequence ATGCGTGGTGGTGAGAAGGTTCTCGAAGCGCTATGCGATATTTTCCCGACCGCCGACATATACACGCATGTCTGTGATCTTTCCGCCATTTCCAACAGCATCAAGAAACACAAGATACAGACGACCTTCATCGGCGCACTGCCGTACGCGAAGCGGATGTATAAGCGCTATCTTCCTTTGATGCCCATGGCGCTGGAGCAGATCGATCTCGGTGCTTACGATCTTGTGATCAGCAGCGAGTCGGGGCCGGCGAAGGGCATCATACCAACGTCGCCGGCATTGCACCTTTGCTATTGCCATTCGCCAATGCGCTACATTTGGAATATGTACAACAGGTACTACGACAGCTCCGGCTTGATGACACGGTTGATGATGCCGCCCATGGCCCACTATCTAAGGACATGGGATGTTGCGACGGCATCCCGCGTAGATGATTTTATTGCCAACTCCAGTACCGTGGCGCAGCGGATCAAGAGCTATTATCGACGCGACGCGGCTGTCATTCATCCTCCGGTTGATACCGCCGCCTTCGGCCCGGTCGCCCCCGCTGAAGTTGGCGATTATTATCTGATGGTCGGGGAGCTCGTCAGCTACAAGCGGCCCGATCTTGCTGTCGAAGCCTTCAATCAAATGAAGGCCAAGCTTGTCGTAATTGGTGGTGGCGAAATGCTCGATCACCTCAGGCGGCTCGCTGGACCGACCGTGACAATTCTGGGCGCCCAGCCCTTTGATGTCCTTAGACACCACTATGCCCGCTGCAAGGGGCTGGTTTTCCCCGGAGAGGAGGACTTCGGGATTGTCCCAGTTGAGGCGATGGCAAGCGGGCGCCCCGTCATTGCATTCGGTAGGGGCGGCGCAACGGAGACTGTGGTGAACAACAAAACAGGCGTCTTCTTCGAAACTCAGACAACCGAGGCGCTGATCGATGCGGTTGAGCGCATGGAACGACTGGACTTCAACCCAGCCGACGCGGTTTCGCGCGCAGCAGACTTTCGCAGGGACGTCTTCGTGGATCGCTTCCGTAGCTACGTGGCGCAAGCCACCGGGACCGCCTTGGCGGAGTCGGCATGA
- a CDS encoding polysaccharide biosynthesis/export family protein, with protein MTPTGVPQHRNWSSWMQFPFLRRLIHGKSLTAVWGKTSLSRKAATCVAVLSIVGAGGAVHAGEEYVPGPQDTLKIRVYEWRPSTGTAYEWAPLTGDFVVSSAGNLSLPIIGTVSVAGKTLEQISETIGQRLQGEVGLQKRPSASVEISSYRPLFVTGLVASPGKYNFSPGLTVIQALSMAGGIGSTDANVIGLQRDALSSRGQMRELEAERLGLVARQARVDAVLNGATSVVFPQELVSRAKEPRFSRMMQEEQSLFETRERSMMTEIDALNRAKVLANNQIAALKEKGASLAKQIDLASKDLDAVNKLALRGLTLSARQLGANQNVAELESRNLDVSLAMLKTEQDLARVDQDIADVHNRYRVNALTEAAELRDRFASNGEKIRTARDLLRNLELRAPSAMASLALENGPYTFLMTINRVVNGSMQTLVVSDNDPVMPGDVLRVEHREEPAATATDVSSN; from the coding sequence ATGACGCCCACCGGAGTGCCACAACATCGCAACTGGAGCAGCTGGATGCAGTTTCCCTTCTTACGTCGTTTGATCCACGGAAAATCGCTCACTGCCGTGTGGGGTAAAACGAGCTTGAGTCGCAAGGCAGCGACATGCGTCGCCGTCCTGTCGATTGTTGGTGCGGGGGGTGCCGTTCACGCTGGCGAGGAATACGTTCCGGGGCCACAGGACACGTTGAAGATTCGCGTTTACGAATGGCGTCCGAGCACTGGGACTGCGTATGAATGGGCGCCCCTGACCGGAGATTTCGTCGTCTCTTCGGCAGGCAATCTTTCCCTGCCGATCATCGGTACCGTTTCAGTGGCCGGCAAGACCCTGGAGCAGATATCTGAAACGATCGGGCAACGACTTCAAGGTGAAGTAGGACTACAGAAGCGACCCAGCGCTTCTGTCGAAATTTCCTCCTATCGGCCATTGTTCGTAACCGGGCTGGTCGCAAGTCCGGGCAAGTACAATTTCAGTCCAGGGCTGACGGTTATACAAGCGCTGAGCATGGCCGGCGGGATCGGTTCGACCGATGCTAATGTGATTGGCCTGCAGCGCGATGCGCTGTCCAGTCGTGGCCAAATGCGCGAGCTGGAAGCAGAGCGACTGGGTCTCGTCGCGCGTCAGGCTCGCGTTGATGCCGTATTGAACGGCGCCACTTCGGTCGTCTTCCCGCAGGAGCTCGTGTCGCGGGCGAAAGAACCACGTTTCTCCCGAATGATGCAAGAAGAACAGTCCTTGTTCGAGACGCGCGAGCGTTCGATGATGACGGAGATTGACGCGCTCAACCGTGCCAAAGTGCTCGCTAACAACCAGATCGCGGCGCTAAAAGAGAAAGGCGCATCACTCGCCAAGCAGATCGATCTGGCGAGCAAGGATCTCGATGCGGTCAACAAGCTAGCCTTGCGAGGTCTGACGCTGTCGGCTCGCCAGCTTGGCGCCAACCAGAATGTTGCCGAGCTCGAGAGTCGTAACCTCGACGTCTCGCTTGCAATGCTCAAGACCGAGCAGGACCTTGCCAGGGTGGATCAGGATATTGCCGACGTGCACAATCGCTACCGCGTCAATGCACTGACCGAAGCGGCCGAATTGCGTGACCGGTTTGCCTCAAACGGCGAAAAGATCCGGACAGCGCGAGACCTCTTAAGGAACCTGGAGCTCCGCGCGCCGTCGGCCATGGCGTCACTCGCTCTTGAGAACGGCCCGTACACGTTCCTGATGACGATCAACCGCGTCGTCAACGGCAGCATGCAAACCCTTGTTGTCAGCGACAATGATCCTGTCATGCCCGGTGATGTGCTCAGGGTGGAGCATCGGGAGGAACCCGCTGCAACCGCAACCGACGTCAGTAGCAATTAA
- a CDS encoding NAD-dependent epimerase/dehydratase family protein: MPDETILVTGATGRIGRVVVADLLDRGYRVRATTSQTQPPSDSTQRLEWRQVDLSGNADLNSVVGGCSAVLHLAAEIGKKHRMRAVNETATERLARAAEDAGVRAFCYTSSVAVYGSGRSVSISESSPVLSLERDVASEYWALDYVREYGRTKLAGERAITRVADQMRCIALRPTVVVDIEQIIGVRDWNIIKRMLASHRHAHHIYVGDVSDALIWCMERGLAGVGEPGRVEIYNLAEDDRITPKHIDFMRKAFAASGDRRYRVVSVPWVVDWLHDFVRFHSLPIRNPLWRMRFSGERLKAAGYKFKYGMEKAEQLALARLEKEAQMDRRADLIGHNSPV, translated from the coding sequence ATGCCGGATGAAACTATTCTGGTGACCGGCGCAACGGGCCGGATTGGCCGCGTTGTCGTCGCCGATCTGCTTGACCGCGGTTATCGCGTTAGAGCCACGACATCGCAGACGCAGCCGCCATCCGACAGCACCCAACGGCTGGAGTGGCGTCAGGTTGATCTTTCCGGTAACGCGGATCTCAATTCCGTGGTCGGAGGCTGCAGCGCGGTCCTCCATCTGGCGGCCGAAATTGGCAAAAAGCATCGCATGAGGGCTGTCAACGAAACGGCAACGGAACGCTTGGCGCGTGCCGCCGAGGATGCCGGCGTACGAGCCTTCTGCTACACGAGCTCTGTAGCGGTATATGGCAGCGGTCGTTCTGTCTCAATCTCTGAGAGCTCGCCCGTTCTTTCCCTTGAGCGGGACGTCGCCTCGGAATACTGGGCGCTTGACTATGTGCGCGAGTATGGTCGCACGAAGCTTGCTGGCGAAAGGGCAATCACTCGCGTGGCCGACCAGATGCGATGCATTGCGCTACGGCCGACCGTTGTCGTCGATATCGAACAGATCATCGGCGTACGCGATTGGAACATCATCAAGCGCATGCTCGCATCACACCGCCATGCCCATCATATCTATGTCGGCGATGTCTCCGATGCGCTCATCTGGTGCATGGAGCGGGGGCTTGCGGGTGTAGGTGAGCCGGGGCGGGTTGAGATCTACAACCTGGCCGAGGACGATCGCATCACGCCCAAGCACATCGACTTCATGCGAAAGGCCTTTGCCGCAAGTGGGGACCGTCGCTATCGTGTCGTCAGCGTTCCTTGGGTCGTCGACTGGCTCCACGACTTCGTCCGCTTCCATTCCCTGCCAATCAGAAACCCGCTGTGGCGCATGCGTTTTTCAGGCGAACGCCTGAAAGCGGCGGGATACAAATTCAAATACGGGATGGAGAAAGCAGAACAGCTCGCGCTTGCCAGATTGGAGAAAGAGGCGCAGATGGATCGACGGGCTGATCTTATCGGGCACAATAGCCCGGTCTAG
- a CDS encoding GMC oxidoreductase, with product MLIINLQPTSGETVLPLLRCDVCIVGSGPAGATLARELSHSGISVVLLESGGEQRTPEKDALNEIENVGRPRARDQWSVRNRILGGASHTWGGRCGPFDAIDFEQREWVDHSGWPIAMQELEPYMDRSATHLGLALGSGYSDQRFWSIAERVAPKAEVDANLLLPFFWQFSRDEAESYPFEYMRFGRHIRKHLGPNVTLVTGATVLQVLANDARTSIRGLEFATDDGRKQKLSTAAVVLCAGGIENARILLNSGEPDGPALGNDRDQVGRYLMDHLRGPTAFFSLSDSAALRRRFGRYNVRGRFFRAGLRLSPTIQRRERLLNCAGWLGEVLARDDPWDSLRRLAARKPSLPQDILSVARNVPLLARGAVDYFGSRNGLPRKLRELTLDCMCEQMPDPDSRVSLSQRRDRFGMRLPKVDWRSHPDEARTMHRMAELTAAELARIGFPQPVLADWVRDRAPIPESFVDVAHPTATTRMSCSPEKGVVDVDCQVHGLAGLYVSGSSVFPTAGHCNPTQMIVAMAIRLADHLKDKRHRPLLAEMAHAG from the coding sequence ATGCTCATTATTAATCTGCAACCCACGTCCGGGGAAACCGTCCTCCCGCTGCTGCGATGCGATGTCTGCATTGTAGGCTCCGGTCCGGCCGGCGCTACTTTGGCGCGCGAACTGTCCCATTCAGGCATAAGCGTTGTGCTGCTGGAAAGCGGCGGGGAGCAGCGCACTCCTGAAAAAGACGCTCTTAACGAGATCGAAAATGTCGGCCGGCCGCGTGCCCGCGATCAATGGTCCGTGCGCAACCGAATCCTGGGCGGCGCTTCGCATACCTGGGGAGGCCGGTGCGGTCCCTTTGATGCGATCGATTTCGAGCAACGGGAATGGGTTGACCATTCAGGATGGCCGATTGCCATGCAGGAACTGGAACCCTACATGGATCGCAGTGCGACCCATCTTGGCCTCGCCCTCGGCAGCGGTTACAGCGACCAACGTTTCTGGTCGATCGCAGAGCGCGTTGCACCGAAGGCCGAGGTCGACGCAAATCTCCTGCTTCCGTTCTTCTGGCAGTTCAGCAGGGATGAGGCAGAGTCCTATCCTTTTGAGTATATGCGGTTCGGGCGTCATATTCGCAAGCATCTCGGCCCAAACGTCACATTGGTCACTGGCGCTACCGTGCTGCAGGTTCTTGCCAACGATGCACGCACGAGCATTCGCGGCCTCGAGTTCGCGACTGACGATGGGCGCAAGCAAAAGCTTTCAACCGCCGCAGTGGTACTCTGTGCCGGGGGTATTGAGAATGCACGCATCCTGCTCAACTCCGGTGAGCCGGACGGTCCGGCTCTTGGCAACGATCGCGATCAGGTCGGGCGCTATCTGATGGACCACCTGCGCGGGCCGACTGCCTTTTTTTCCTTGTCTGATTCGGCGGCGTTGCGGCGCCGTTTCGGGCGTTACAATGTGCGAGGCCGGTTCTTTCGAGCCGGTCTAAGGCTCAGTCCGACGATACAGCGCCGCGAGCGCTTGCTCAATTGTGCGGGTTGGCTTGGCGAAGTGCTTGCACGCGACGATCCCTGGGATTCTCTGCGACGTCTTGCGGCGCGCAAGCCAAGCCTGCCGCAGGACATTTTGAGCGTGGCGCGTAACGTTCCGTTATTGGCTCGCGGCGCAGTCGACTATTTCGGGTCGCGCAACGGCCTGCCGCGGAAGTTGCGGGAACTTACGTTGGATTGCATGTGCGAGCAGATGCCCGACCCGGACAGTCGTGTCAGCCTGTCGCAGCGCCGCGACCGGTTCGGTATGCGCCTGCCGAAAGTCGACTGGCGCAGCCATCCGGACGAGGCACGAACCATGCATCGCATGGCTGAACTGACCGCGGCCGAATTGGCGAGGATCGGCTTTCCGCAGCCGGTGCTCGCTGATTGGGTGCGCGACAGGGCACCCATTCCGGAAAGCTTCGTCGACGTAGCCCATCCAACCGCCACGACGCGCATGTCGTGCAGTCCGGAAAAAGGGGTCGTCGACGTTGATTGTCAGGTTCACGGCCTTGCGGGACTCTATGTCTCGGGGAGTTCAGTCTTTCCGACTGCTGGCCATTGCAACCCTACTCAGATGATCGTTGCCATGGCGATCCGTTTAGCCGATCATCTGAAGGACAAGCGGCATCGCCCTCTTCTTGCGGAGATGGCCCATGCCGGATGA
- a CDS encoding acyltransferase family protein, giving the protein MLIGERFSNGYTTGFDYLRVVLAVAVLCIHSFAVSYGKAGEVFLFQPPLRGLVTFVLPAFFALSGFLVSASLSRTRNIGRFLGLRALRLVPALAVEVTLCALVLGPLFTTQPLASYFSDPQFSAYFLNIVGHIQYLLPGLFRDNPYYHAVNVSLWTIPYELECYIVLTVLAVMGLVYRPVLLVTAVLLAHGAVIGRDVLRGAAELPMDGALPGRILLLSFLAGVVLFICRDRLTVTPVRAAAAALVSFAMLNLPYAPYFAAFPIAYVTVAIGLTKPSKHALLASGDYSYGIYLYAFPVQQAVAHLLPQYREWYINIALALPATALLAFFSWHAIEKHALKFKGLIVGMTGKPRTAAQLVTSARVSVAGDGR; this is encoded by the coding sequence ATGTTGATCGGAGAGCGGTTTTCGAATGGATATACCACCGGCTTCGACTACCTGAGAGTGGTTCTTGCCGTAGCCGTTCTTTGCATTCACAGCTTTGCCGTGTCCTATGGCAAGGCTGGGGAAGTCTTCTTGTTCCAGCCGCCGCTACGCGGGCTGGTAACGTTCGTCCTCCCCGCGTTTTTCGCTCTCAGCGGCTTTCTTGTCAGCGCCAGTCTTTCGCGAACGCGTAATATCGGACGCTTCCTTGGTTTGCGCGCCCTACGCCTCGTGCCGGCGCTTGCTGTTGAGGTCACCTTGTGTGCGCTGGTGCTGGGGCCGCTGTTCACCACACAGCCGCTTGCCTCCTATTTTTCCGATCCTCAGTTCTCGGCCTATTTTCTGAACATCGTAGGCCATATCCAGTACCTGCTCCCCGGCCTGTTTCGTGACAATCCCTATTATCACGCCGTCAATGTCTCGCTGTGGACGATCCCCTACGAACTGGAATGCTATATCGTACTGACCGTGCTTGCGGTCATGGGCTTGGTGTATCGGCCAGTGCTGCTGGTAACGGCCGTGCTCCTTGCCCATGGAGCTGTCATTGGTCGCGACGTGCTGCGCGGGGCCGCGGAACTGCCGATGGACGGAGCGTTGCCTGGGCGCATCCTCCTTCTTAGCTTTCTAGCTGGCGTCGTTCTGTTTATCTGCCGCGATCGCCTGACGGTTACGCCGGTCCGTGCGGCCGCTGCAGCACTTGTCTCGTTCGCAATGCTGAACCTGCCCTATGCGCCCTATTTCGCTGCCTTTCCCATTGCATATGTGACGGTTGCCATTGGCCTGACGAAACCATCAAAGCACGCGCTCCTCGCCAGCGGTGACTATTCTTATGGGATCTATCTCTACGCGTTCCCCGTCCAGCAGGCGGTTGCCCATCTCCTTCCCCAGTATCGCGAGTGGTACATCAACATCGCCTTGGCGTTGCCAGCGACGGCACTGCTGGCCTTTTTTTCCTGGCATGCCATCGAAAAGCACGCCCTCAAGTTCAAGGGCCTTATAGTGGGAATGACCGGCAAACCAAGGACAGCGGCTCAACTGGTCACTAGCGCGCGAGTGAGTGTGGCTGGCGATGGCCGTTGA
- a CDS encoding mannose-1-phosphate guanylyltransferase/mannose-6-phosphate isomerase — protein sequence MTQKIVPVILAGGKGTRLWPLSRAAAPKQFLQFIGDKTLFQKALSRVSDCTLYEAPVVVTNEEFRFLVAEQARQLDIGLAAILLEPVSRNTAAAVAAAATLVRDRFDENTIMHVLGSDHEIAADDTYFDCVRIAAATASVGKLVTFGIQPAEPATGYGYIEGGQPLATGACVVARFIEKPLLANAEEMLAAGGFYWNSGMFMFSVSCLLDELRTYAPETIRAAGEAVANATTDLDFTRLDKAAFAAAPNISIDYAIMEKTSNVAVVPSPFQWSDLGSWDSVWKSSNRDEHGNVAAANTTVVNTKNSLIITHGVHLAVQGMDDIAVIASEDAVYVGRLEDSQNVGNIVKMLAAAASTSQLTETHPTSYRPWGGYTSVLNGDRFQVKRIFVTPGKKLSLQKHHHRSEHWIVVKGTAEVTVGENVQMLRENESVYIPLGEIHRLSNPGKILLELIEVQTGSYLGEDDIIRIVDEFGRS from the coding sequence ATGACGCAGAAGATCGTTCCCGTGATTCTGGCCGGTGGGAAGGGTACTCGACTCTGGCCGCTGTCGCGCGCCGCAGCACCGAAACAGTTTTTACAATTCATCGGCGATAAGACGCTTTTCCAGAAAGCGCTATCGCGCGTCTCCGACTGCACTCTCTACGAGGCTCCGGTTGTTGTCACGAACGAGGAATTCCGCTTTCTCGTCGCCGAACAGGCGCGCCAACTGGACATAGGCCTCGCCGCCATCCTGCTCGAACCGGTCTCCCGCAACACTGCCGCCGCAGTCGCAGCGGCCGCGACGCTGGTGCGCGATCGCTTTGATGAAAACACGATCATGCATGTGCTGGGCTCCGACCACGAAATCGCGGCCGATGACACCTATTTTGACTGCGTCCGCATCGCAGCCGCCACAGCCTCCGTAGGCAAGCTCGTGACCTTCGGCATCCAGCCGGCCGAACCGGCAACCGGCTATGGCTACATCGAGGGTGGCCAACCGCTGGCGACGGGTGCGTGCGTGGTGGCCCGCTTCATCGAAAAGCCGCTGCTCGCGAATGCCGAAGAAATGCTCGCCGCCGGCGGCTTCTATTGGAACTCCGGTATGTTCATGTTCTCGGTCTCATGCCTTCTCGATGAGCTGCGCACCTATGCTCCGGAGACGATAAGGGCCGCCGGAGAGGCCGTAGCAAACGCAACGACAGACCTTGATTTCACCCGCCTCGATAAGGCGGCGTTTGCCGCGGCCCCGAATATCTCGATCGACTACGCCATCATGGAGAAGACGAGCAATGTCGCCGTCGTTCCCTCGCCCTTTCAGTGGTCCGACCTCGGCAGCTGGGATTCCGTCTGGAAGAGCAGCAACCGGGACGAGCATGGTAACGTGGCAGCCGCCAACACCACCGTCGTCAATACCAAGAACTCGCTCATTATCACCCATGGCGTGCACCTCGCCGTCCAGGGCATGGACGATATCGCGGTCATCGCCAGCGAGGATGCCGTTTATGTCGGCAGGCTAGAGGACAGTCAAAACGTCGGAAATATCGTCAAGATGCTCGCCGCCGCCGCGTCGACATCGCAGCTGACCGAAACACACCCGACGTCTTACCGACCCTGGGGCGGCTACACGTCGGTGCTGAACGGCGATCGTTTCCAGGTGAAACGCATCTTTGTAACCCCAGGCAAAAAGCTGTCGCTGCAGAAGCACCATCACCGCTCGGAGCACTGGATCGTCGTCAAGGGCACGGCCGAAGTGACCGTTGGCGAAAACGTGCAGATGCTCAGAGAGAACGAATCCGTCTACATCCCGCTTGGCGAAATCCATCGCCTCTCCAACCCCGGCAAGATCCTGCTTGAACTGATCGAAGTCCAGACCGGATCTTATCTCGGCGAAGACGATATCATCCGCATCGTTGACGAGTTCGGCCGCAGCTGA
- the galE gene encoding UDP-glucose 4-epimerase GalE translates to MAGETALVVGGAGYIGSHTCLDLANKGFKPVVFDNFSNGHREFVKWGPAEEGDIRDRARLDEVLAKHKPAAILHFAALIEVGGSVKDPVAFYENNVIGTLTLLAAAQAAGVKSFVFSSTCATYGLPQRVPLDETHRQVPINPYGRTKYIVEQALADYDTYTGFRSVVLRYFNAAGADFEGRIGEWHQPETHAIPLAIDAALGRREGFKVFGTDYETRDGTCVRDYIHVLDLADAHVRAVEHLLRGGESVALNLGTGTGTTVKELLGTIERVSERPFPLEYVGRREGDSHTLVANNDKAREVLGWTPQYDLSQIIRSAWNWHAKSNRH, encoded by the coding sequence GTGGCAGGTGAAACGGCTTTGGTCGTCGGTGGCGCGGGGTATATTGGCTCGCATACGTGTCTCGATCTTGCGAACAAGGGCTTCAAACCGGTCGTTTTCGACAATTTCTCAAACGGTCATCGCGAGTTCGTCAAGTGGGGCCCCGCGGAAGAGGGAGATATCCGGGACCGCGCTCGTCTCGACGAGGTCCTGGCTAAACATAAACCGGCTGCCATCCTGCACTTTGCCGCGCTCATAGAGGTCGGAGGATCGGTTAAAGACCCGGTTGCCTTCTACGAGAACAACGTCATAGGCACGTTGACGCTCCTGGCCGCAGCCCAGGCGGCGGGTGTCAAGTCGTTCGTCTTTTCGTCGACCTGTGCGACCTATGGCTTGCCGCAGCGCGTGCCGCTCGACGAGACGCACCGCCAGGTGCCGATTAATCCGTACGGCCGCACGAAGTACATCGTCGAGCAGGCGCTTGCCGACTACGACACGTACACGGGCTTTCGATCTGTCGTGCTTCGCTACTTCAACGCCGCCGGGGCCGATTTCGAAGGCCGGATCGGCGAGTGGCACCAGCCGGAAACGCATGCCATACCGCTGGCGATCGACGCCGCCCTTGGCCGCCGCGAAGGCTTCAAGGTGTTCGGAACCGACTACGAGACCCGTGATGGTACCTGCGTGCGCGACTACATACACGTGCTTGACCTCGCAGATGCCCACGTGCGCGCCGTCGAGCATCTGCTGCGCGGCGGAGAGTCAGTTGCCCTCAATCTCGGCACCGGCACCGGGACGACCGTGAAGGAGTTGCTCGGCACCATCGAGCGCGTCTCCGAGCGGCCGTTTCCTCTGGAATATGTTGGCCGGCGAGAGGGCGACTCGCACACGCTTGTTGCCAACAATGACAAGGCGCGAGAGGTTCTCGGCTGGACGCCGCAGTATGACTTGTCTCAGATCATCCGCTCAGCGTGGAACTGGCACGCAAAATCAAACCGGCACTGA
- a CDS encoding ArsR/SmtB family transcription factor, translating to MGTYSHSLPTLFGALSDPTRLAVVERLASGAASVSELSKPFEMARPSFLKHLRVLEDAGVVTSVKRGRVRTVSLRQEALGLIEEWVDWHRRRAEARLDRLGVFLQSEREDDE from the coding sequence ATGGGTACCTATTCACACTCACTTCCTACCCTCTTCGGCGCACTATCAGACCCGACACGGCTGGCAGTTGTCGAACGGCTTGCATCGGGTGCAGCGTCCGTTTCTGAACTTTCGAAGCCGTTCGAAATGGCGCGCCCTTCCTTTCTGAAACACCTGCGTGTTCTGGAGGATGCCGGGGTGGTGACATCCGTCAAGCGGGGGCGGGTCAGAACCGTTTCGCTTCGACAAGAAGCGCTCGGCCTCATCGAAGAGTGGGTGGATTGGCATCGCAGACGGGCCGAGGCTCGCTTGGATCGTCTGGGCGTATTTCTGCAATCGGAGAGAGAAGATGACGAATGA
- a CDS encoding SRPBCC domain-containing protein, with protein MTNEAQHHEQFALERSYPNCLDHVWAAWAVPEKKKAWFGDGLIEMDFHEGGRERGAFRNDMGEHTKEATFFEISERKRIVYGYSMAMNGRIHTVSLVTVLFEDHGGGTRLRHIEQMCVMPPSDGVEGRKHGWGALLDRLGTYLETDSLAETRA; from the coding sequence ATGACGAATGAAGCGCAGCATCATGAACAATTCGCCCTGGAACGGTCCTACCCCAACTGCCTCGACCACGTTTGGGCGGCGTGGGCGGTGCCGGAAAAGAAGAAGGCTTGGTTCGGTGACGGGCTGATAGAGATGGATTTCCACGAAGGAGGGCGGGAGCGGGGCGCCTTTCGCAACGATATGGGCGAGCACACGAAGGAGGCGACCTTCTTCGAGATCTCCGAACGCAAGCGGATCGTCTACGGCTATTCGATGGCGATGAACGGGCGCATCCATACCGTTTCACTCGTCACTGTTCTGTTCGAAGATCATGGCGGCGGGACAAGGCTGCGACATATCGAGCAGATGTGCGTGATGCCTCCAAGCGACGGCGTCGAGGGACGCAAGCATGGCTGGGGCGCGTTGCTGGATCGGTTGGGAACTTATCTGGAAACCGACAGCCTCGCAGAGACAAGGGCATGA
- a CDS encoding mandelate racemase/muconate lactonizing enzyme family protein: MKVTDLRCAVIGRHPIVRIVTDEGLYGLGEVEFTKSYLKPFVLHFREALIGEDPTDVERVMLKIRQRGSFKPYGAAVSAIEHALWDIAGKAAGVPAYKLLGGKVRDKVRVYNGSVRQKRTGDRPEDYAADVKWMMEQPQNFFMIKQGISFHSNMKDTIEGFHYGVIQKKAGYHGAMDQGAISERGFNHMLDCVIAMKEVLGDKVSLALDCGPGWMLPDAIRFARAVEKYNLMWLEDMLTGDYVPWVNPQAYRELTTSTSTPIHTGEQIYLRHNFKELIETQAVRVIGPDPADIGGIAELKWVAEHAYMHSILMAPHGTANGLLGLGALINVCATLPANYVAFEYPTASDPWWEDLVIGLPSQIVKDSMVDLLEAPGLGLDIDAEGARKYLMEEDASFFD, translated from the coding sequence ATGAAGGTCACCGATCTCCGCTGTGCCGTTATCGGCAGACACCCGATTGTCCGGATCGTTACGGACGAGGGCCTCTATGGCTTGGGCGAAGTCGAATTCACCAAGTCGTACCTCAAGCCCTTTGTGCTGCATTTCCGCGAGGCGCTGATCGGCGAGGATCCGACCGATGTCGAGAGAGTCATGCTGAAAATCCGCCAGCGCGGCTCCTTCAAGCCGTACGGCGCGGCGGTGAGCGCGATCGAGCATGCGCTGTGGGATATTGCTGGCAAGGCGGCGGGCGTGCCGGCCTATAAACTGCTCGGCGGCAAGGTGCGGGACAAGGTGCGCGTCTACAACGGCTCGGTCCGCCAGAAGCGAACCGGCGACCGGCCGGAGGATTACGCCGCTGACGTCAAATGGATGATGGAGCAGCCGCAGAACTTCTTCATGATCAAGCAGGGAATCTCCTTCCATTCCAACATGAAGGACACCATCGAGGGTTTCCACTACGGCGTGATCCAGAAGAAGGCCGGCTATCACGGCGCCATGGATCAGGGAGCGATCAGCGAGCGCGGCTTCAACCATATGCTCGACTGCGTGATCGCGATGAAGGAAGTGCTGGGCGACAAAGTCAGCCTGGCGCTCGACTGCGGCCCGGGCTGGATGCTGCCCGATGCGATCAGGTTCGCTCGCGCGGTGGAGAAGTACAATTTGATGTGGCTCGAGGACATGCTGACAGGAGACTACGTGCCCTGGGTCAACCCGCAAGCCTATCGGGAGCTGACGACCTCCACCTCGACCCCGATCCATACCGGTGAACAGATTTACCTCCGGCACAATTTCAAGGAGCTGATCGAGACGCAGGCGGTCCGCGTGATCGGCCCCGATCCAGCCGATATTGGCGGCATCGCCGAGCTCAAATGGGTCGCCGAGCATGCCTACATGCACTCGATCCTGATGGCACCACACGGCACCGCTAACGGGCTGCTCGGCCTCGGCGCGCTGATCAATGTCTGCGCCACGTTGCCGGCAAATTACGTCGCTTTCGAATATCCGACCGCTTCCGATCCATGGTGGGAAGATCTGGTCATCGGCCTGCCGTCGCAGATCGTCAAGGACAGCATGGTCGACCTGCTGGAAGCGCCAGGTCTGGGGCTCGACATCGACGCGGAAGGGGCCAGAAAATACCTGATGGAAGAGGATGCGAGCTTTTTCGACTGA